A section of the Carya illinoinensis cultivar Pawnee chromosome 12, C.illinoinensisPawnee_v1, whole genome shotgun sequence genome encodes:
- the LOC122289733 gene encoding uncharacterized protein LOC122289733, producing the protein MCSNRFSEIVSEVLKLGFDPNCLKFVLAIMSMALNSKPLWEQKVKAFRSFGLSEDKIYAAFKRGPLCMSCSEKKIKKMMGFFVNKLKMKPSMISNCPNLLLHSLEKRIIPRCSVMQVLMLKGLIKEDIGIVYMVTMVEKKFMVKFVSKYQNEVPDVVRAHQGKIEFQGLPIAMEIIQAGTLVYDWFDQEDYENDGFLCEQTEDEAFYYLQESESCTA; encoded by the exons ATGTGTAGCAATCGGTTTAGTGAGATTGTTAGTGAAGTTCTGAAATTGGGTTTTGATCCCAATTGTCTGAAATTTGTTCTAGCCATCATGTCCATGGCACTAAATAGTAAGCCACTGTGGGAGCAGAAGGTGAAAGCTTTTAGGAGTTTTGGTTTGTCAGAGGATAAGATTTATGCTGCATTCAAGCGGGGACCCTTGTGTATGAGTTGTTCggaaaagaagatcaagaaaatgatgggTTTCTTTGTGAACAAACTGAAGATGAAGCCTTCTATGATCTCCAATTGTCCGAATCTTCTACTGCATAGCTTGGAGAAGCGGATTATTCCAAGGTGTTCAGTTATGCAAGTTTTGATGTTGAAGGGGTTGATCAAGGAGGATATTGGCATTGTTTATATGGTCACAATGGTTGAGAAGAAATTCATGGTGAAATTTGTGAGCAAGTATCAAAATGAGGTTCCTGATGTTGTTAGAGCGCACCAAGGGAAGATAGAATTTCAAGGGCTCCCCATAGCCATGGAGAT CATTCAAGCGGGAACCCTTGTGTATGACTGGTTCGATCAAGAAGATTATGAAAATGATGGGTTTCTTTGTGAACAAACTGAAGATGAAGCCTTCTATTATCTCCAAGAATCCGAATCTTGTACAGCTTAG
- the LOC122289328 gene encoding uncharacterized protein LOC122289328, which produces MLRLICSRLPQKLKHRPSKTSHANFFSTSSLKSISGLLNSKDPQSLTVSFLQDSCGFSLESAISYSKKLDIENVKNPNSVLDLLRNHGLTQTYISNLIRIRPLLLSADLDNTLMPNINVFESLGFSGSSLAKMLSKYPAVLQSDAHATVEYFRAHGFSDKQITTLTMKFPSLYVYNADKIFKPKLEFFKSLGFSDLEIAKILSAAPYILTRSLEKQIIPSLQELRRIVGTDENVLKGYKGTLASNYNRFSEIVSEVLKLGFDPNCLKFVLAIMSMALNSKPLWEQKVKAFRSFGLSEDKIYAAFKRGPLCMSCSEKKIKKMMGFFVNKLKMKPSMISNCPNLLLHSLEKRIIPRCSVMQVLMLKGLIKEDIGIVYMVTMVEKKFMVKFVSKYQNEVPDVVRAHQGKIEFQGLPIAMEIFSTTCYGDISETLYAFKREPLCMTGSIKKIMKMMGFFVNKLKMKPSIISKNPNLVQLSLEKQIIPRCSVLQLLMLKGLIKEDTSIVYILKMTEKEFMEKFVSKYQNEVPDVVKANQGKGKIEFQGLPSELESKLEVLSDRLRLFAPTLILALFSDSNSNSDILFRKSNQMLRLTSVKLPQRLRHRASTICQGHLFSTSPLKPISELPISMDPESLTVSFLRNSCGFSLELAISASKKLNIENIEGPNSVLDLLKTHGLKQNHIRYLISSRPLLLLADLGNTLKPNMELFKSLGFCGASLFEMLSKYPAVLESDGYTAVEFFRARGFSDKQIKTLTMKRPALYMYNANKIFKPKLEFFKSLGFSDLEIAEVLSAAPTVLETSLEKQIIPCVQELRRILGTDENVFKVIKGYCPVIRSNVEHTLQPNIATLISHGVPQSLVLKVFFIRPSSLLICGNRFSEIVSEIMKLGFDPNCLKFVVAIISMSQNSKTMWEQKVEAFRSFGLSDDEICSAFKRQPRCMTVSEKNIKKTMGFFVNKLKMKPSKISKNPNILWLSLEKRIIPRCSVLQLLMLKGLIKEDTSIVYILKMTEKEFMEKFVSKYQNEVPDVVKANQGKIEFQGLPVAPMET; this is translated from the exons ATGCTTCGTTTAATTTGCTCAAGGTTGCCCCAAAAACTAAAGCATAGACCTTCAAAAACTAGCCACGCAAACTTTTTCTCAACCTCCTCTCTGAAATCCATCTCAGGACTTCTTAATTCCAAGGACCCACAATCTCTGACAGTCTCCTTCCTCCAAGATTCATGTGGGTTTTCCTTGGAATCGGCCATTTCATATTCCAAGAAGCTTGACATTGAGAACGTAAAGAATCCTAATTCAGTTCTTGACCTATTGAGAAATCACGGTTTGACGCAGACCTACATCAGCAACTTAATTAGAATTCGTCCACTATTGCTTTCGGCTGATTTAGACAATACCCTTATGCCCAATATAAACGTGTTTGAATCCTTGGGGTTTTCTGGCTCTAGTCTCGCCAAAATGCTTAGCAAATACCCAGCTGTGCTACAAAGTGATGCACACGCCACTGTCGAGTATTTTAGGGCACATGGTTTTAGTGATAAGCAAATAACAACTTTGACGATGAAGTTTCCCTCATTGTATGTGTATAATGCTGACAAGATTTTTAAGCCAAAGTTGGAGTTTTTCAAATCGTTAGGCTTTTCAGATCTTGAAATTGCAAAGATTTTATCTGCAGCGCCGTATATTCTAACAAGGAGCCTCGAAAAACAAATCATTCCGAGTCTTCAAGAGCTTAGGCGGATCGTTGGCACTGACGAGAATGTCTTAAAAGGTTATAAAGGCACACTGGCCAGTAATTA CAATCGGTTTAGTGAGATTGTTAGTGAAGTTCTGAAATTGGGTTTTGATCCCAATTGTCTGAAATTTGTTCTAGCCATCATGTCCATGGCACTAAATAGTAAGCCACTGTGGGAGCAGAAGGTGAAAGCTTTTAGGAGTTTTGGTTTGTCAGAGGATAAGATTTATGCTGCATTCAAGCGGGGACCCTTGTGTATGAGTTGTTCggaaaagaagatcaagaaaatgatgggTTTCTTTGTGAACAAACTGAAGATGAAGCCTTCTATGATCTCCAATTGTCCGAATCTTCTACTGCATAGCTTGGAGAAGCGGATTATTCCAAGGTGTTCAGTTATGCAAGTTTTGATGTTGAAGGGGTTGATCAAGGAGGATATTGGCATTGTTTATATGGTCACAATGGTTGAGAAGAAATTCATGGTGAAATTTGTGAGCAAGTATCAAAATGAGGTTCCTGATGTTGTTAGAGCGCACCAAGGGAAGATAGAATTTCAAGGGCTCCCCATAGCCATGGAGAT TTTTAGTACAACATGTTATGGAGACATCTCAGAAACTTTGTATG CATTCAAGCGGGAACCCTTGTGTATGACTGGTTCGATCAAGAAGATTATGAAAATGATGGGTTTCTTTGTGAACAAACTGAAGATGAAGCCTTCTATTATCTCCAAGAATCCGAATCTTGTACAGCTTAGCTTGGAGAAGCAGATTATTCCGAGGTGTTCAGTTCTGCAACTTTTGATGTTGAAGGGGTTGATCAAGGAAGATACTAGCATTGTTTATATACTCAAAATGACTGAGAAGGAATTCATGGAGAAATTTGTGAGCAAGTATCAAAATGAGGTTCCTGATGTTGTTAAAGCGAACCAGGGGAAGGGGAAGATAGAATTTCAAGGGCTCCCC tcAGAGTTAGAGTCGAAGTTGGAGGTTTTGTCAGACCGACTCAGACTTTTTGCTCCAACTCTGATTCTGGCTTTGTTCTCTGACTCCAACTCCAATTCTGATatt CTTTTTCggaaatcaaatcaaatgcTTCGTTTAACTTCCGTGAAGCTGCCCCAGCGGTTAAGGCACAGAGCTTCAACAATATGCCAAGGCCACTTGTTCTCAACCTCCCCTCTCAAACCCATCTCAGAACTTCCTATTTCCATGGACCCAGAATCTCTAACGGTCTCCTTCCTCCGAAACTCATGTGGGTTCTCCTTGGAACTGGCCATTTCAGCTTCTAAGAAGCTCAACATTGAGAACATAGAGGGTCCCAACTCCGTTCTGGATCTGTTGAAAACTCACGGTTTGAAGCAGAATCACATCAGATACTTAATTAGTAGCCGTCCATTATTGCTTTTGGCTGATTTAGGCAATACCCTTAAGCCCAACATGGAGTTGTTTAAATCCTTAGGGTTTTGTGGCGCTAGCCTCTTCGAAATGCTCAGCAAATACCCAGCCGTGCTAGAAAGTGATGGATACACTGCTGTTGAGTTTTTTAGAGCACGTGGTTTTAGTGATAAGCAAATAAAAACTTTGACGATGAAGCGTCCCGCATTGTATATGTATAATGCTAACAAGATTTTTAAGCCAAAGTTGGAGTTTTTCAAATCTTTAGGCTTCTCAGATCTTGAAATTGCAGAGGTTTTATCTGCAGCGCCTACTGTTCTGGAAACGAGCCTCGAAAAACAGATCATTCCGTGTGTTCAAGAGCTTAGGCGGATTCTTGGCACTGACGAGAATGTCTTTAAGGTTATAAAGGGATACTGCCCAGTAATTAGATCAAACGTTGAACATACGCTACAGCCCAACATCGCTACTCTGATAAGCCATGGTGTTCCCCAGTCATTAGTTTTAAAAGTCTTCTTTATTAGACCATCGTCACTACTTATCTGTGGCAATCGGTTTAGTGAGATTGTTAGTGAAATTATGAAATTGGGTTTTGATCCCAATTGTCTGAAATTTGTTGTAGCCATCATATCCATGTCACAAAATAGTAAAACAATGTGGGAGCAGAAGGTGGAAGCTTTTAGAAGTTTTGGTTTGTCAGACGATGAGATTTGTTCAGCATTCAAGCGGCAACCCAGGTGTATGACTGTTTCGGAGAAGAACATTAAGAAAACAATGGGTTTCTTTGTGAACAAACTGAAGATGAAGCCTTCAAAGATCTCCAAGAATCCGAATATTCTATGGCTTAGCTTGGAGAAGCGGATTATTCCGAGGTGTTCAGTTCTGCAACTTTTGATGTTAAAGGGGTTGATCAAGGAAGATACTAGCATTGTTTATATACTCAAAATGACTGAGAAGGAATTCATGGAGAAATTTGTGAGCAAGTATCAAAATGAGGTTCCTGATGTTGTTAAAGCGAACCAGGGGAAGATAGAATTTCAAGGGCTCCCCGTTGCACCAATGGAGACGTGA